The proteins below are encoded in one region of Rhododendron vialii isolate Sample 1 chromosome 7a, ASM3025357v1:
- the LOC131331999 gene encoding receptor protein-tyrosine kinase CEPR1-like has product MAFQFSFILALSLLSLFNPFQAAATANQSQFFTLMRNSLKGNLLSYWNNTSTGFTPFCSYTGIGCNENGDVVSIDLSAQSLSGHFPDDVCSYLPRLRILRLGHNNLHGNFPSSITNCSLLEQLNMSSTYLTGKLPDFSPLTSLRLLDLSYNHFAGDFPLSVTNLTNLEVLNFNENGGFNLWELPENISGLKKLNTMVLTTCMVRGFIPRSLGNMTSLSDLELSGNFLVGRIPIELGLLKNLKQLELYYNQQLEGEIPEELGNLTELIDLDMSVNKLSGKIPESIWRLPKLQVLQLYNNTLIGEIPEAIESSTTLTTLSLYDNFLTGDVPKGLGRSSPLVLLELSENRLSGELPAEACNGGKLLYFLVLGNSFSGRLPENYARCESLIRFRVSYNRLEGTIPEGLLALPHVSILDIGYNRLNGSIPKSIGNAKNLSELFIQSNGISGVLPPEISQAVNLVKIDLSNNLLSGPIPSEIGNLRKLNSLMLQGNKFNSSITDSLSSLKSLNVLDLSNNHLMGSIPESLCELLPNSMNFSDNLLSGPIPLPFIKGGLVESFSGNPGLCVSVYLSSSHINFPMCSRSSNRKKINVIWVITISMAIMSVGILLYIKRRVCKENSMMERDETSSSSFFSYDVKSFHLISFDQREIAEAMIDKNIVGQGGSGTVYKIQLSNGEVVAVKKLWSRSTKDFASEDHLDLDKELKTEVETLGSIRHKNIVKLYSYFSRLDCSLLIYEYMPNGNLWDALHNGKILLHWPTRHQIALGVAQGLAYLHHDLKLPIIHRDIKSTNILLDITYKPKVADFGIAKVLQARGGKDSTTTVIAGTYGYMAPEYAYTSKATTKCDVYSFGVVLMELVTGRKPVEAEFGEDKNIIYWVSTKVETKEGPIEVLDKQLSGAFKDEMIKVLKIAIRCTYKLPSHRPTISEVVQLLIEADPYGCDICKSSNKTRESADVTKTQS; this is encoded by the exons atgGCTTTTCAATTCAGTTTCATTCTTGCTTTGTCACTTCTTTCTCTATTCAACCCTTTTCAAGCAGCTGCAACAGCCAACCAGTCTCAATTCTTTACTCTCATGAGAAACTCTCTCAAAGGAAACCTCTTGTCTTATTGGAACAACACCAGTACTGGATTCACACCCTTTTGCAGCTACACCGGTATCGGCTGCAACGAGAATGGGGACGTGGTGAGCATCGACCTCTCCGCTCAGTCCCTTTCTGGCCACTTCCCTGACGACGTGTGCTCCTACCTCCCTCGGCTCCGTATTCTCCGCCTCGGCCACAACAACCTCCATGGCAATTTCCCAAGCAGTATCACCAACTGCTCTCTCTTAGAACAACTCAATATGAGCTCCACATACCTGACAGGAAAGCTGCCGGATTTTTCCCCATTGACCTCGCTCAG GTTACTTGACCTCTCCTACAACCATTTCGCCGGTGATTTCCCTCTCTCTGTCACCAACCTAACAAATCTTGAGGTTCTAAACTTCAATGAAAACGGAGGTTTCAACTTATGGGAATTGCCGGAGAATATTTCAGGACTGAAAAAACTCAATACCATGGTCTTGACAACGTGCATGGTACGCGGGTTTATCCCAAGATCACTAGGAAACATGACATCGCTGAGTGATCTGGAATTGAGTGGGAATTTCCTAGTGGGTCGGATTCCCATAGAGCTTGGGTTGCTAAAGAACTTGAAGCAACTCGAGCTTTACTACAACCAACAACTTGAGGGGGAAATACCTGAGGAGCTTGGAAATCTCACAGAGCTCATAGACCTGGACATGTCTGTGAACAAGTTAAGTGGAAAAATCCCGGAATCTATATGGCGACTTCCAAAGCTTCAAGTGTTGCAGCTTTACAACAATACCCTCATTGGAGAAATCCCTGAGGCCATTGAAAGCTCAACGACTCTAACAACGTTGTCGCTCTACGACAACTTCTTGACTGGAGACGTTCCTAAAGGCCTCGGGCGATCATCACCCTTGGTTCTTTTGGAATTGTCCGAAAATCGACTTTCTGGAGAGCTCCCAGCGGAGGCATGCAATGGAGGTAAATTGCTTTACTTTCTTGTCTTGGGAAATAGTTTTTCTGGGAGACTACCGGAAAATTATGCAAGGTGCGAGTCTCTGATACGGTTTCGAGTTAGTTATAACCGTTTGGAGGGAACCATACCAGAAGGGCTTCTTGCTCTTCCCCATGTCTCAATCCTTGATATTGGTTACAACCGTTTGAATGGATCCATTCCCAAGTCAATTGGAAATGCCAAGAACTTATCGGAACTTTTCATACAGAGTAATGGGATTTCAGGTGTCCTGCCTCCAGAAATCTCTCAAGCTGTCAATCTAGTCAAGATTGATCTCAGCAACAATCTCTTGTCTGGTCCCATACCTTCTGAAATCGGCAACCTAAGAAAGCTAAATTCATTGATGTTGCAAGGTAACAAGTTCAATTCATCCATCACAGATTCTCTTTCTTCACTAAAATCTCTAAATGTCCTTGATCTCTCCAACAATCACTTGATGGGGAGTATTCCAGAGAGTCTGTGTGAATTGCTACCAAACTCGATGAACTTTTCCGACAATCTACTTTCTGGTCCAATTCCTCTTCCATTTATAAAGGGCGGATTAGTAGAAAGTTTTTCAGGTAACCCAGGTCTCTGTGTGTCAGTCTACCTTAGTTCATCACATATAAACTTCCCCATGTGTTCACGGTCTTCTAAccgaaagaaaataaatgttaTCTGGGTAATCACGATATCAATGGCGATTATGAGTGTTGGAATTCTTTTGTATATAAAGAGACGGGTGTGTAAAGAAAATTCCATGATGGAACGCGATGAGACTTCCTCGTCCTCATTTTTCTCATATGATGTGAAAAGCTTCCATCTAATAAGCTTTGATCAACGTGAAATCGCTGAAGCCATGATTGATAAGAACATAGTGGGGCAGGGAGGATCTGGGACGGTATACAAGATTCAGTTAAGCAATGGGGAAGTTGTCGCTGTGAAGAAACTGTGGAGTCGAAGTACAAAGGACTTTGCTTCAGAGGATCATTTGGATTTGGACAAGGAGTTGAAAACTGAGGTTGAGACTCTGGGAAGCATAAGGCACAAGAACATTGTCAAGTTGTACTCCTACTTCTCGCGTTTGGATTGCAGCTTGTTGATTTATGAGTACATGCCTAACGGGAACCTTTGGGATGCACTTCACAATGGAAAAATCCTTTTGCATTGGCCCACCCGCCATCAGATTGCGCTGGGGGTTGCTCAGGGTTTGGCCTACCTCCACCATGATCTGAAGCTACCTATCATTCATAGAGACATCAAGTCGACCAATATTTTGTTGGATATCACTTACAAACCAAAGGTCGCGGATTTTGGCATAGCCAAAGTGTTGCAAGCAAGAGGAGGGAAAGATTCCACCACTACTGTCATTGCAGGGACTTATGGATACATGGCTCCAG AATACGCATACACTTCAAAGGCTACGACCAAGTGTGACGTCTACAGTTTTGGAGTCGTATTGATGGAACTAGTAACTGGAAGGAAGCCAGTGGAGGCAGAGTTTGGAGAGGACAAGAACATTATATATTGGGTTTCAACCAAAGTGGAGACCAAAGAAGGACCTATTGAAGTTTTAGACAAACAACTATCCGGGGCGTTCAAAGACGAGATGATTAAGGTGCTCAAGATTGCCATCCGTTGCACGTATAAATTACCCAGCCATCGCCCAACGATAAGTGAGGTAGTTCAGTTGCTCATTGAGGCGGATCCGTACGGATGCGATATTTGCAAGTCTTCAAATAAGACTAGAGAATCAGCAGATGTTACCAAGACACAGAGTTGA